The Acipenser ruthenus unplaced genomic scaffold, fAciRut3.2 maternal haplotype, whole genome shotgun sequence genome segment ctttctctgcctctctctctctctctttctctgcctctctctctctttctctgcctctctctctctttctctgcctctctctctctttctctgcctctctctctcaagCATGCCTCCTCGCTCTCGACCCCCACAGCTCTACAGCGTGGGAGCCTCAATGCGATCCCTGGGTCAGTCAGTCCCACCTGTTGCATTGTTACGATGTCCCTTGTAGTGTTTCATGTACTGGGCTCCATCGCTGTGGCTCGTGTCAAACAGGTAAATGTCTTCGTCGTTGTAGCTGGCCAGCAGTTCTGAGAAAGGAGAGTCACACCAACAGTCAAGTAACGCAGACTATTCATCAAATCCCAACACAATACAGCTTGGCAAGGCTTCACACAGGCTAACTGCAGGGCAGAGTGCCACGGGAAAGGCTTGCTTAAATAGCAGCAGCTtcacatcacctagaatttattttaaaaagacatggatagtctaccggaagccacaatagtaatTCAGTAGTATTTCAGGCTGGATtttgaagttatttttttattgttaagtatatggggaaactacattattcagcaggttccattcgACTACATGAAACAGAAATGAGTtcgttctatagggtgatgatgcaaaatttttggccaGAGCGGCACACCATGAGATCAAATGACTTGTCTTTATTTGAAATCTCTTTCTGTCTTCGATTAGATTTCAAGAATTAGAATCTGCTTCTTAATAGTAAAtcaatattattataatttttctttgtattaaaattagtcatttagcagacgcttttatccaaagcgacttccagatactaagggggtgaactctgcatcatcaacaactgctgctgctgcagagtcacttccaataggagcttgtttgtttgacgtctcatcctgaaggacggagcacaaggaggttcagtgacttgctcagggtcacacacacacagggagtcagtggctgctgcagagtcacttccaataggacctcgtttgacGTCTcgtctgaaggacggagcacaaggaggttcagtgacttgctcagggtcacacacacacacacagggagtcagtggctgctgcagagtcacttccaataggagcttgtttgtttgatgtctcgtctgaaggacggagcacaaggatgttcagtgacttgctcagggtcacacacacacagggagtcagtggctgagccgggtgaTTTGAACTGGGAAACGCTTTCTAAAAGCAGCTTTACTCACCCGTCCCGTTGTGGCTGTACACAAGACAAGTGATGTTGGTTTTGGACTCGCTGGTGACCAAGTGCTGCGGACAGAACTTCTTCAGAACGCCGTTGTTCTCATTTTCATTGATCTTTCTCTGATCGTAAATTCTacagaacaaaccaaaaaaaaaaatgtacacagcactgtaaaaaaaataaaggtttctcCACTGCAGAGCGCAGGTGGTTTGAGACACCCACCGGACATACTGGTCACGCCCCCCCACAGCAAACTCATCGGTCCTGGCCGGGTTCACGTAGATTGTGTACAGACCCACTTTCTTGTCGTTCTCCTTTGTGACCACCAGCTTCCTGCTCAGACAGACGAGAGgagacacaaattgaaaaaggtagaataattctGTTTGAACAGCGTGTCTCCAGAGAGCTGGTCTTTAATTCGATGTGCAGaatggagagatagagagagagggagggagggagggagagaggggagagagagagagggggaagagagagcgaggaagacagagaaagaggggagagaggagagaggagagagaggagagggagggagaggaaagaggagatagaggagggagagagggggagagagagggagagagagaggaggggagagagagaggaggggagagagagaggaggggagagagagaggaggggagagagacaggaggggagagagacaggaggggagagagacaggaggggagagagacaggaggggagatagagagaggagagagagaagatagggaagagaggagatagagaggagagagaggagaaagaaaggagagaggagagagagggaggaagagagaggagagagagagaggagatagaggagacagaagatagagaggagagaggagataaagagaagatagagaggagagagagagaggagagaggagagagggatagagagaagGTGGGGTTCTCTTTGGGGGGGGGTCTCTTACGTTGCGGGCCGATCCAGTCGCAAGTCGATCCCGTAGACGACAGCATCCTCTCCGGCTGACAGGAAGAAGCAGGGAGAGTCGGGATCCAGAgccagctgagagagagagagagagagagagagagatgaaacattcattaaaacagcacggggatggaaagaagactcctgatccacagcagtgtcacccagtccaggtttcactaccagcttgatcagctcCCAGTGTGtccagctaacaagctcaggtgtgtcttattattaaactcccagtgaaaccaggactggatcacactgctgtgcagcgggagtctgatttttacaaaaaaactatttgaaatgCTACAGTAATAACTACTATAATAATCTCgcagatctcagttttcagctaGGTAGGACGCAGTGTGTGATTCAATAGATGAacgagggaacattattcagcagctttcattggactctatgaagctgagggagttcattctatatagagggggtggaattcaatatgttaacaagggaacattattcagcagctttcactggactctatgaagctgagggagttcattctatatagagggtgtggaattcaatatgttaacaagggaacattattcagcagctttcattggactctatgaagctgagggagttcattctatatagagggggtggaattcaatatgttaacaagggaacattattcagcagctttcactggactctatgaagcacaGTTAGTTCACTGAGGGCGGTGATGCTAAACTCTTGGCTGTAGCTGGGTGGATCCTATCGATAGTGCAGTACggtgggactgtgtgtgtgtccggCTGGGATCGCTGAAGGATCGCTCTCTCGCGGATCCGGGTTCTACCTTGTGGGCCGCTCCTTTGTGTTGAGCCACTTTCTTGGTGGATTTGCATCGCTGCGTGGCTGACAGATCAGCCAATCGAATCTGTCCGTCCCGCGCACACATGACCAGGGTGGAGTCTCCACTGTGAGGAAGAAACTTCGCCtgcagagaaagaaagaaagccaaACAAAGTCCTGGAATTTTAGGAGAGACAGaatcaaaaattaaaaaataaaaatctacgaacagaatttagatcttttatttaacatctaaaagaaactactaaatgattaTCGCATTAAAGTctgtaccggaagccataatagcagtacagtagcgTTTcgtgttagatttaaaaaaatgtcgcATTTTTTTCAGGGTTTTTTCCAGTAGACAGAAAACTAcaaaagcgctgggtgtggaattcaatgcGTTACCGTCaaattattcagcagctttcaaatTTTACGAAGCAAAACGTGTTcgttctatagggcgatgcaaaactctAAACCCTAAACCTTAGCATGCGTGTCGCTGCATGCGTGCTTCACCCAGGTCTGCGCTGACACACCCACACGTCTCCCGCTTGCAGTCTTACCTGAAACACGTTGCTCTTGTGCCCCGTTTCGAATTCCAGCACGGCTCTCTTCCTCGTCCAGTCCCAGATAATCACCTTCAGGTCGTCGCTGCCCGAGGCCAGCCTGCTCCCGGAGCTGTTGAAATGCAGGGTGTTCACACAGCCGCTGTGCTTCTCCAGACTCCCCTGCAGCTTGAACCTCTGCACCAGCCCCCGGGCTCCGCACGCCCTGGGGGTAAAATGAGGCAGCCCTCTCCCGATCTCTCTGGCCCTGAGCTCGGGGACCGCCCTCCAGCCGGGGCAGCCCAGCTCCTTGAGCTCAGAGTCCAGCCACTCGTCCAGGGCTTGCtcgtcttcctcttcctcctcctcctcctcctcctcgtcctcctctTCGATGTCCTCGTCCGAGCTGGAGGACGTGTGTCCCCGGCTCCTGTTGCGTCTTCTTTTCCGGAGCTCTCTCCgactgcctcctcctcctcccccgctCCGGTCATCGCTGTCTCCCGCCTCCTCAGTCAGGGAATATCGGACGGTCTCCTCCATGCTGTCCGACTCCTGTTCctgttcctcctcttcctcctcctctctccgctctccttCCTGTTCCGCGGTTTTATCTTGAGCCGTCTCCCCACTTCCGCCTGGAAAGAATTTCAAGAGCATTATCTTCGACTTGAGtggcgttttttttttacctagttTTTGAGCAGGGtgtccaatcaatcaatcaatcaatcaatcaatcaatcaaatcaatccAGGTGCTGGAGGGCCGTTTATCAAATGAGACACTGAACTACTTTGGGGTCTGGACAGAAGGAGGTTTACTTGAATTGGTTCATTTAAACGTTTTAGAGCAGGGTTAAAACTCAGGGTGTCGCTCATGACAAAAACAAACGAACACTTCAACGAACTCGCCTGTGTCGTGTTCACCCGGTCTGCTTTGGACAGGAAGTGTGCCtgcctcttcctcttcctcctcccctcctcctcctcctcgggtCGGCAGAGGATCGCAGGAGCCGTCCTGCAACTGTTGAGCCTCTTCAGGGGAAACCAGTGAGACAAATAGATAAAgatcatacacacagagagacacacacagagagacacacagacagagagacacagacacacacagagagccacacagacagagacagagacacacagacagagacagagacacacagagagacacacagacagagacagagacacacagacagagacagagatacacagacagacacacagacagagacagagacacacagacacagacagagacacacacagagagacagacagagacacacacagagagacagagat includes the following:
- the LOC117962623 gene encoding DDB1- and CUL4-associated factor 8-like, with the protein product MADKDGKAGLGNEAQQLQDGSCDPLPTRGGGGGEEEEEEAGTLPVQSRPGEHDTGGSGETAQDKTAEQEGERREEEEEEEQEQESDSMEETVRYSLTEEAGDSDDRSGGGGGGSRRELRKRRRNRSRGHTSSSSDEDIEEEDEEEEEEEEEEDEQALDEWLDSELKELGCPGWRAVPELRAREIGRGLPHFTPRACGARGLVQRFKLQGSLEKHSGCVNTLHFNSSGSRLASGSDDLKVIIWDWTRKRAVLEFETGHKSNVFQAKFLPHSGDSTLVMCARDGQIRLADLSATQRCKSTKKVAQHKGAAHKLALDPDSPCFFLSAGEDAVVYGIDLRLDRPATKLVVTKENDKKVGLYTIYVNPARTDEFAVGGRDQYVRIYDQRKINENENNGVLKKFCPQHLVTSESKTNITCLVYSHNGTELLASYNDEDIYLFDTSHSDGAQYMKHYKGHRNNATVKGVNFYGPRDEFVVSGSDCGHIYLWEKNSARIVQFMEGDKGGVVNCLEPHPHLPVLATSGLDHDVKIWAPTAETPTGLRGLKEVMKKNKRERDEDSVRHGDQYDTQLLWFLMRHMRHRRPQRSRRGEAGGPEGDSDESWSSPDSSDEEETGPDHVQCMSS